The Deltaproteobacteria bacterium HGW-Deltaproteobacteria-6 genome has a segment encoding these proteins:
- the cobS gene encoding adenosylcobinamide-GDP ribazoletransferase, protein MRNLRTAFGLLTTLPFGMPESWLPGDSGRAGIWYPLVGVVVGGLTWLCWIALNLYFPPLVAGVLTVVTWVSLTGGLHLDGLADCCDGLLSSNTSLRRLEIMKDPHLGTFGGIGLLLLLFAKVTALSLLAPSAGFGIILAATISRWLILPASLLPLANPGGMGADFAAGFRQSAIFITAILPLGLALLLGMEGLWAVFAALIAAAAVLGLACQRIHGVTGDVFGMLVEVTETGVLLSFTFGVK, encoded by the coding sequence ATGCGTAATCTGCGCACTGCTTTTGGATTATTGACCACGCTGCCTTTCGGCATGCCGGAAAGCTGGTTGCCCGGCGACAGCGGCCGCGCCGGGATCTGGTATCCGCTGGTGGGCGTTGTGGTCGGCGGGTTGACCTGGCTTTGCTGGATCGCGTTGAACCTGTATTTCCCGCCGCTGGTAGCTGGCGTGCTGACGGTAGTTACGTGGGTCAGTCTGACGGGAGGACTGCATCTCGATGGATTGGCGGATTGCTGTGACGGCTTGCTGTCGTCGAACACGTCTCTAAGACGGCTGGAAATCATGAAAGACCCGCATCTGGGCACTTTCGGCGGCATCGGCTTGCTGCTTTTGTTGTTCGCTAAAGTTACGGCGCTGAGTTTGCTTGCGCCTTCTGCGGGCTTCGGCATCATCCTCGCGGCAACCATCAGCCGCTGGTTGATCCTGCCCGCCTCGTTACTGCCGCTTGCCAACCCCGGTGGCATGGGCGCTGATTTTGCCGCAGGCTTCAGGCAGAGCGCCATTTTCATCACGGCGATTTTACCGCTGGGGCTTGCCCTTCTGCTGGGGATGGAGGGTTTATGGGCAGTGTTTGCCGCCCTTATTGCTGCAGCGGCAGTTCTTGGGCTGGCCTGTCAGCGTATTCACGGTGTGACCGGGGATGTGTTCGGCATGCTGGTTGAAGTAACCGAAACCGGTGTTTTGCTGAGCTTTACTTTTGGTGTGAAATGA
- a CDS encoding penicillin-binding protein activator LpoB, with protein MKTRMIGMLLIVITSFMISGCATTIQHGIADKETVTGSDWSARDLKEVADHMVNSITRRANAPGSELREGKPRWILARDLRNETDEHVNTRTIMEKVRTKLINDGIARFVDDQALNDIMNQLKFQQSGLFDNKTVVQVGKLVGAKYILRGAISSIRKRSDRIDIIYYNITLQLVNIQTGEIVWTDEKEIQRLTEKSLFR; from the coding sequence ATGAAAACAAGAATGATAGGAATGTTACTGATTGTAATAACGAGCTTCATGATTTCTGGTTGTGCAACGACTATTCAGCACGGCATTGCCGATAAGGAAACGGTTACGGGATCAGACTGGTCTGCCAGGGATTTAAAAGAAGTTGCTGATCACATGGTCAATTCCATCACCAGGCGCGCCAATGCACCGGGATCAGAATTAAGGGAAGGAAAACCGCGATGGATCCTTGCCAGAGATTTGCGAAACGAGACGGACGAACATGTCAACACCAGAACCATTATGGAAAAGGTCCGGACAAAATTAATTAATGACGGCATTGCCAGATTTGTGGATGACCAGGCATTAAACGATATTATGAATCAGCTTAAATTTCAGCAATCCGGTCTGTTTGACAACAAAACGGTCGTTCAGGTCGGGAAGCTGGTGGGCGCGAAATATATTCTCAGGGGCGCAATTTCCAGCATTCGCAAACGAAGTGATCGCATCGATATCATTTATTACAATATTACGCTGCAACTGGTGAACATACAAACCGGCGAAATAGTCTGGACGGATGAAAAGGAAATTCAAAGATTAACGGAGAAATCATTATTTCGATAG
- a CDS encoding flagellar synthesis regulator FleN → MKTAQETMIVSLTSGKGGVGKTFVSTNLAATLARQGKKVLVVDCDLGLANIDIMLGINPVRTLKDVVFGDLHLRDVIMPTSAGFDLIPASSGIREMAQLLFEKIQTIKEMMLELEGYDVILLDTGAGIAEVVLQFNLLARYNIIVINRELTSLTDAYAMVKVMYQVFGRQSFGVITNNVANSREGASIFKNIDTISRRFLGFPLTWLGNVRQDDMIPQSILRQEIPVCKFPRSRVAVDFIAVGKALIAGKYPVA, encoded by the coding sequence TTGAAAACAGCACAAGAAACCATGATCGTATCGTTAACCAGCGGAAAAGGCGGCGTCGGCAAAACCTTTGTCAGCACCAATCTGGCCGCAACGCTGGCCAGGCAGGGCAAAAAAGTCCTGGTTGTTGACTGTGATCTGGGACTGGCCAATATTGATATCATGCTGGGGATCAATCCTGTACGAACCCTCAAGGACGTTGTCTTCGGTGACCTGCATCTGCGGGATGTCATCATGCCGACGTCGGCCGGCTTTGACTTGATTCCGGCCAGTTCCGGCATCCGTGAAATGGCGCAGCTTTTGTTTGAAAAAATTCAAACCATTAAGGAAATGATGCTGGAACTGGAAGGCTATGACGTTATCCTGCTCGATACGGGGGCGGGTATCGCTGAGGTTGTTTTGCAGTTCAATTTGCTGGCCCGGTACAATATTATTGTGATCAACCGGGAATTGACGAGCCTTACCGACGCCTACGCGATGGTCAAGGTCATGTATCAGGTTTTTGGCCGGCAGTCCTTCGGCGTCATCACCAACAATGTCGCAAACAGCAGGGAAGGCGCCTCCATCTTTAAAAATATCGACACCATCAGCCGGCGCTTTTTAGGGTTCCCCCTTACCTGGCTGGGAAATGTCAGGCAGGATGACATGATCCCTCAATCCATTTTAAGACAGGAAATTCCGGTCTGCAAGTTTCCCCGCTCGCGCGTGGCCGTTGATTTTATTGCCGTCGGTAAAGCGCTGATTGCCGGGAAATATCCCGTCGCATAA
- a CDS encoding 2-oxoacid:ferredoxin oxidoreductase subunit beta: MTTSKPVKNVPPHPMDSLLRTERIPHIWCPGCGIGTVFSAVLAAIKNTGWDPNSIAMVSGIGCTGRMAGYIRLDSFHTTHGRALPFATGLKLARPQTKVIVVSGDGDLFAIGGNHFIHAARRNMDMTVVCVNNLNYGMTGGQQAPSTPLGAKTTTSVNGSPEEPFNFSYLASACGATYVARWTAMQVRSLRSSISEALEKRGFSFVEVITPCPSSFGRRNRMGSALEMLKFYQGRSVIRGDIDPKDASMDIDKEIVVGKFVDIERPTFMDHYEKYNRSQMPQWRPMHPDTQKGR, from the coding sequence ATGACCACATCAAAACCCGTTAAGAACGTTCCACCCCATCCCATGGATTCTCTGCTGCGAACGGAAAGAATTCCGCATATCTGGTGTCCCGGCTGCGGGATCGGCACCGTGTTTTCCGCCGTACTCGCCGCCATTAAAAATACCGGCTGGGACCCCAATTCCATCGCCATGGTCTCCGGCATCGGCTGCACCGGACGCATGGCCGGTTATATCAGACTGGATTCGTTTCACACCACACATGGCCGGGCGCTGCCGTTTGCGACAGGTCTGAAGCTGGCGCGCCCTCAAACGAAGGTCATTGTTGTCTCCGGAGACGGCGATCTGTTTGCCATCGGCGGCAATCATTTTATTCATGCCGCGCGCCGGAACATGGACATGACGGTTGTCTGCGTCAACAATCTCAATTACGGCATGACAGGCGGCCAGCAGGCTCCCAGCACGCCGCTGGGCGCCAAGACGACGACCTCCGTCAACGGTTCGCCGGAAGAGCCTTTCAACTTCAGTTATCTGGCATCCGCCTGCGGAGCCACGTATGTGGCAAGATGGACGGCCATGCAGGTCCGGTCGCTCAGGAGTTCCATCAGTGAAGCTCTGGAAAAACGCGGCTTCAGCTTTGTGGAGGTTATCACGCCCTGTCCGTCTTCTTTCGGAAGGCGCAACCGCATGGGCAGCGCGCTGGAAATGCTGAAATTTTATCAGGGCCGTTCGGTCATCCGCGGCGATATTGACCCCAAAGACGCGTCCATGGATATTGATAAGGAAATTGTTGTCGGGAAGTTTGTTGATATCGAGCGTCCCACCTTCATGGATCACTACGAAAAATACAACCGGTCGCAGATGCCGCAGTGGCGTCCCATGCATCCTGATACGCAGAAAGGACGGTGA
- a CDS encoding cobalamin-binding protein, whose translation MNFNHLIMTGNRRKQLPVVHGSLIIFLTVFLVFFFVGASPARTVTDETGRRVTVSDKPQRIVSLAPGITETLYALGLDAKIAGVTTFCDWPAAARNKTKIGGFTNPSIEKIVSLKPDLILATADGNRKDTVQQLEKLGLTVYVTNPQDTHGVLQSILHIGEITGQEKAAAILVEKLQWRLNHITRQTRHKRKPRVFFQLGWEPIVTAGRGTLINEVIERAGGVNVAGRDMANYPRYSAEGIIGASPDIIVFAPMVIHDNKFAVVKKFWHKFGEVPAVKNNKIYPIDANLINRASPRIVDAVESMALMFHPEIKYSR comes from the coding sequence ATGAATTTTAATCACCTCATCATGACGGGTAACAGGCGCAAACAATTGCCGGTTGTTCATGGCTCCCTGATAATTTTTTTAACCGTCTTTCTGGTGTTTTTTTTCGTCGGCGCATCCCCGGCCCGCACCGTTACCGATGAAACAGGCCGTCGCGTCACTGTTTCGGATAAACCGCAGCGGATTGTTTCCCTGGCCCCCGGCATTACGGAAACCCTTTACGCGCTAGGCCTTGACGCTAAAATCGCGGGTGTAACCACTTTTTGCGACTGGCCGGCGGCAGCGCGAAATAAAACGAAGATAGGAGGATTCACCAATCCCTCCATAGAAAAAATTGTCTCTCTGAAGCCCGATTTGATTCTGGCTACCGCCGACGGCAACCGGAAAGATACGGTGCAGCAACTGGAGAAGCTTGGTTTAACCGTCTATGTTACAAACCCCCAGGATACCCATGGTGTTCTGCAAAGCATTTTACATATCGGTGAAATAACCGGTCAGGAAAAGGCCGCGGCCATTCTGGTTGAAAAACTTCAATGGAGATTAAACCATATCACCCGCCAGACAAGACACAAAAGAAAGCCGCGGGTTTTTTTTCAGCTTGGCTGGGAACCCATTGTGACAGCGGGCCGCGGCACATTAATCAATGAGGTCATAGAGAGGGCCGGCGGTGTTAATGTCGCGGGCCGGGATATGGCTAACTATCCCCGCTACAGTGCGGAGGGCATCATCGGTGCATCACCGGACATCATTGTTTTTGCCCCGATGGTTATTCATGATAATAAATTTGCGGTGGTGAAAAAATTCTGGCATAAATTCGGAGAAGTTCCGGCCGTCAAAAACAATAAAATTTATCCGATAGATGCCAACCTGATTAACAGGGCATCCCCTCGGATTGTTGACGCCGTCGAAAGCATGGCGTTAATGTTCCATCCGGAAATAAAATATTCGCGATAA
- a CDS encoding iron ABC transporter permease encodes MYRRVTLSRVLGVSALLLLLFVLLCLAALCLGAIHIAPADVVESIAAVLSGNASVPSENELILFSVRLPRIIFAGIVGASLSLGGVVFQALLRNPLADPYVLGISGGSALGAIIGIVLGAGSFYLGVPFLAFCGALTTVFLVFIVAGGSRGLLLDNSLLLAGVVVNAFFSAAILFALSIVNSMELHSISFWLMGDLSSAASKEIAVSALCLFAGFVLLYAQARKLNLMVQGEETALQLGVNVQGTKYILLIVTSLITAVAVSLAGIIGFVGIMVPHMMRLVFGSDHRLLLPAAALFGASFLVVADTVARILLAPAELPVGVITALCGAPYFIFLMRRKGRG; translated from the coding sequence ATTTACCGCCGGGTGACGTTATCACGCGTGCTGGGAGTCAGCGCGCTGTTGCTTTTATTGTTTGTGCTGCTTTGCCTTGCCGCGCTTTGTCTCGGCGCGATCCACATCGCGCCCGCCGATGTAGTCGAATCGATTGCGGCCGTGCTTTCCGGTAATGCGTCCGTGCCATCCGAAAACGAACTGATTTTATTCTCCGTGCGCCTGCCGCGGATAATCTTCGCCGGGATTGTGGGCGCGTCTTTGTCGCTGGGCGGCGTAGTCTTTCAGGCGCTGTTACGCAATCCGCTGGCCGATCCTTACGTGCTGGGCATCTCCGGCGGCTCGGCGCTGGGGGCGATTATCGGCATTGTGCTGGGCGCCGGCTCCTTTTATCTGGGTGTGCCGTTTCTGGCTTTTTGCGGTGCGCTCACCACCGTATTTCTGGTATTTATCGTGGCCGGGGGATCGAGAGGACTGCTCCTCGATAACTCCTTGCTTCTGGCCGGCGTCGTGGTCAACGCTTTTTTTTCCGCAGCGATTCTTTTTGCCCTGTCTATTGTGAACAGCATGGAACTGCACAGCATCAGCTTCTGGCTGATGGGGGATCTCTCCAGCGCGGCATCGAAGGAAATTGCCGTGTCCGCCTTATGCCTTTTTGCCGGGTTTGTCCTGCTTTACGCACAGGCGCGTAAACTCAATTTAATGGTGCAGGGTGAGGAAACCGCTTTGCAGCTGGGTGTCAATGTGCAAGGCACGAAATATATATTGCTGATCGTTACGTCGCTGATTACGGCAGTAGCCGTGTCGCTGGCGGGCATCATCGGTTTTGTCGGCATCATGGTACCGCACATGATGCGCCTTGTTTTCGGTTCCGATCATCGGCTGCTTTTGCCTGCGGCGGCGCTTTTCGGCGCTTCCTTTCTGGTGGTGGCCGATACGGTCGCGCGGATTCTTCTGGCGCCTGCGGAATTGCCGGTCGGCGTGATCACCGCGCTTTGCGGGGCGCCTTATTTTATTTTTCTGATGAGAAGGAAGGGCCGCGGATAA
- a CDS encoding 2-oxoglutarate synthase subunit alpha, with the protein MNGDEACCEGALAVGCRFFGGYPITPATEIAEAMSRRLPKLGGIFIQMEDEIASMAAILGASWGGVKSMTSTSGPGFSLMMENIGLGICTETPCVVCNVQRAGPSTGLPTAVGQGDMMQARWGSHGHYEIIALSPASPQEMFDMTIRAFNLSEYYRLPVIILADEVVGHMNERVVIPREDEIEIINRRKPSVSREDYLPYKADADGIAPMANCGDGYRIHVTGLTHDDRGYPAMNAQAQEQMVARLVGKIRNNRDKIISTKNFYLDDAEIVVVSYGISARSSMQAVRNARNEGIKAGLIKLETIWPFPEELIRSVAPQVKAMIMAEINGGQMVLELERCTSGACPVSLVSNYGGAILHPASIQSAIAKAARGKI; encoded by the coding sequence ATGAACGGCGACGAGGCCTGCTGCGAGGGAGCGCTGGCCGTCGGCTGTCGTTTTTTTGGCGGCTACCCTATCACACCGGCGACTGAAATTGCCGAAGCCATGTCGCGACGGCTGCCCAAACTGGGCGGCATTTTTATCCAGATGGAAGATGAAATCGCTTCGATGGCGGCCATCCTGGGCGCCAGCTGGGGCGGCGTAAAATCCATGACCAGCACATCCGGGCCCGGATTTTCTCTCATGATGGAGAATATCGGACTGGGAATCTGCACGGAAACACCCTGCGTGGTCTGCAACGTCCAGCGGGCGGGACCCAGTACGGGACTTCCCACGGCGGTGGGCCAAGGAGACATGATGCAGGCGCGCTGGGGATCGCACGGCCATTATGAAATCATCGCGCTCAGTCCGGCCAGCCCTCAGGAAATGTTTGATATGACCATCCGCGCTTTTAACTTGAGCGAATACTATCGACTGCCTGTGATTATTCTGGCCGATGAAGTTGTCGGGCACATGAATGAACGGGTCGTTATTCCTCGTGAGGATGAAATTGAGATCATCAACCGGCGGAAGCCTTCCGTTTCCCGGGAAGACTATCTTCCCTATAAGGCGGATGCCGACGGCATCGCGCCGATGGCCAATTGCGGCGACGGTTACCGGATTCACGTGACCGGCCTCACCCATGACGATCGCGGCTATCCGGCCATGAACGCCCAGGCGCAGGAACAAATGGTTGCCCGCCTGGTCGGTAAAATACGCAATAATCGTGATAAAATTATCAGCACAAAAAATTTCTATCTGGATGACGCCGAGATTGTCGTGGTTTCTTACGGCATCAGCGCCCGCTCATCCATGCAGGCCGTCCGTAATGCCCGAAATGAAGGCATCAAGGCGGGGCTGATCAAACTGGAAACCATCTGGCCTTTCCCCGAAGAACTTATTCGCAGCGTTGCTCCTCAGGTTAAAGCAATGATTATGGCTGAAATCAACGGCGGTCAAATGGTTCTGGAGCTCGAACGCTGTACCTCCGGCGCCTGTCCGGTGAGCCTGGTATCCAATTACGGCGGCGCGATTCTCCACCCCGCTTCGATTCAAAGCGCTATTGCCAAGGCGGCAAGAGGGAAAATATGA
- a CDS encoding preprotein translocase subunit SecG, whose translation MTTLLTIIHVLGCITLILIVLLQAGKGANMGAAFGGSSQTVFGSSGAGTFLGKMTAAVAILFMLTSITLTYTSSRKTSGLMDGVSAPVTRQAAPAAPKPATLPAAPATVPGAANTPVAPAAK comes from the coding sequence ATGACAACATTGTTAACCATTATCCATGTTTTAGGCTGTATTACCCTGATATTAATCGTCCTGCTTCAGGCAGGAAAGGGTGCAAATATGGGCGCTGCTTTTGGCGGATCCAGCCAGACTGTTTTCGGTTCCAGCGGCGCGGGCACTTTTCTTGGAAAAATGACGGCGGCGGTCGCCATTCTTTTCATGCTGACGTCCATTACATTGACCTACACTTCATCAAGAAAAACATCCGGTTTAATGGATGGCGTATCGGCGCCCGTAACCAGACAGGCGGCTCCCGCAGCGCCCAAGCCCGCAACGTTGCCCGCAGCACCGGCAACTGTGCCCGGCGCGGCTAATACACCGGTGGCACCGGCAGCGAAGTAA
- a CDS encoding alpha/beta hydrolase, with translation MQNRFLYFPNDEWPTPGMLEVEQMALWQATGSDYRGLISAGNVPSPSGTVIIFHGNGGTAIDRGFYMEPLMNLGFRVILAEYPQYGGRPGKVGEKPFVADALESVRLAHKQYGEPFYVLGESLGCGVAASVVKQTTTPVAGLMLITPWDTLADVARSLFPFLPVKLVLTDKYDSIENLRKFPGNIAVVGAERDEILPIKHARNLYANLPEGRKRMWIIRGAGHNDWPSYADPSLWKEMTDFVKVDKK, from the coding sequence ATGCAAAATCGATTTCTTTATTTTCCTAATGACGAATGGCCGACGCCCGGGATGCTGGAGGTCGAGCAGATGGCGCTCTGGCAGGCAACCGGTTCCGACTATCGGGGCCTGATCTCCGCCGGAAATGTTCCATCCCCCAGCGGAACGGTCATCATTTTCCATGGCAACGGCGGGACGGCTATTGATCGCGGATTTTACATGGAACCGTTGATGAATCTCGGCTTTCGCGTCATTTTGGCTGAATATCCCCAATACGGGGGCCGTCCGGGAAAGGTGGGAGAAAAACCGTTTGTTGCCGACGCTCTGGAATCGGTTCGCCTGGCCCACAAACAATATGGAGAACCGTTTTATGTGCTGGGGGAATCGCTGGGCTGCGGTGTTGCCGCTTCTGTCGTCAAGCAGACAACAACACCTGTTGCCGGGCTTATGCTCATCACGCCCTGGGACACGCTGGCCGATGTTGCCCGGTCGCTTTTCCCTTTTCTGCCGGTAAAACTGGTTCTGACCGACAAGTATGACAGCATTGAAAATCTGCGAAAGTTTCCGGGGAACATTGCCGTGGTCGGCGCTGAACGGGACGAAATTCTGCCCATCAAACACGCCCGTAATTTATACGCGAATTTACCGGAAGGCCGGAAACGCATGTGGATCATCCGCGGCGCGGGCCACAACGACTGGCCGTCTTACGCCGACCCGTCTTTATGGAAAGAGATGACCGATTTTGTTAAAGTTGATAAAAAATGA
- a CDS encoding 4Fe-4S ferredoxin, translated as MQKTKKYQISPQNENGSPKKKLGQVVVIEDRCKGCGFCIANCPRQVLRFSSTFNKKGYHPPEVNDASRCVNCHFCEVLCPEFAIYSIEFDDFNE; from the coding sequence ATGCAGAAAACTAAAAAATATCAAATAAGTCCGCAAAACGAAAACGGTTCTCCGAAAAAGAAGCTGGGGCAGGTTGTGGTCATTGAAGATCGCTGCAAGGGCTGCGGCTTTTGCATTGCCAATTGTCCCCGGCAGGTTTTGCGATTTTCCTCCACTTTTAACAAAAAAGGCTATCACCCCCCTGAAGTGAATGACGCTTCAAGGTGCGTTAATTGTCATTTCTGCGAAGTTCTCTGTCCTGAATTTGCCATTTACAGCATTGAATTTGACGACTTTAACGAATGA
- a CDS encoding xylose isomerase — translation MNSYPFRLGTTSYIIPADILPNVRYLAGKVRDVELVLFEVDDGPNNLPAREQIAELKSIARDHDLTYTVHLPLDLRLADDGSPRHASIEKARRVIDCTRELDPWAYVLHLDGRSVRHSAAPERRFRWQQQAAQSLAIVGEWAGGLQKLAVENLEGYPPDFYQPVLQRIAVSRTVDVGHLWLDGYDPVVYLREALPRTRVIHIHGIDGSDHKSLAQVPAESLRAVLDELVRFDYRGVLTIEVFSENDFITSLAAVEAMMKGKQ, via the coding sequence ATGAATTCCTATCCTTTCCGCCTGGGCACAACGTCCTACATCATTCCGGCCGATATCCTGCCCAATGTTCGCTATCTGGCCGGGAAAGTGCGGGATGTCGAGCTGGTGCTTTTTGAAGTAGACGACGGTCCGAATAATCTTCCGGCAAGAGAGCAGATTGCCGAACTCAAAAGCATTGCCCGCGACCATGATCTGACTTATACCGTCCACCTGCCGCTGGATTTGCGTCTGGCCGACGACGGTTCTCCGCGCCACGCCTCGATCGAAAAAGCCCGCCGCGTCATCGACTGCACGCGAGAACTTGATCCCTGGGCTTACGTTTTGCACCTGGATGGCCGATCCGTGCGTCACAGCGCAGCACCTGAGCGCAGGTTTCGCTGGCAGCAGCAGGCCGCCCAATCGCTTGCAATTGTCGGAGAATGGGCAGGGGGCTTGCAAAAACTGGCCGTCGAAAACCTGGAAGGCTACCCGCCGGATTTCTACCAGCCGGTGCTGCAGCGGATTGCCGTCAGCCGCACGGTGGATGTGGGTCATCTCTGGCTCGATGGTTATGATCCAGTCGTATATTTACGCGAGGCCCTGCCGCGGACACGCGTCATTCACATCCACGGCATCGATGGATCCGATCACAAATCTCTGGCGCAAGTGCCTGCGGAATCGCTGCGGGCGGTGCTGGATGAACTTGTCCGTTTCGATTATCGCGGCGTATTGACGATAGAGGTATTCTCCGAGAATGATTTTATAACTTCGCTGGCGGCTGTCGAAGCCATGATGAAAGGTAAACAATGA
- a CDS encoding endonuclease III, which yields MENTQINQIVKILKKELDLGEMPIVSHLAQSERDPFVILISTLLSLRTKDEVTAEATDRLFALASTPEEMLKVPQAKIAKAIYPVGFYRVKARTIHHTCRELIDRFDSKVPDNLDDLLSMKGVGRKTANLVITLAYGKDGICVDTHVHRISNRLGYVKTKTPDETEMALRGRLPRKHWIIYNTLLVFFGRKTCKPVSPLCSTCPIKQYCPRIGVTVSR from the coding sequence ATGGAAAATACGCAGATTAATCAAATTGTTAAAATCCTGAAAAAAGAACTGGATCTGGGAGAAATGCCCATTGTCTCGCATCTGGCCCAAAGCGAACGCGATCCTTTTGTCATATTAATCTCCACGCTGCTCAGTCTGCGCACCAAGGATGAAGTCACAGCCGAAGCGACCGACAGGCTTTTCGCACTGGCTTCCACCCCTGAAGAAATGCTGAAAGTCCCGCAGGCTAAAATCGCCAAGGCGATTTATCCGGTCGGGTTTTACCGCGTGAAAGCCAGAACCATCCATCATACCTGCCGCGAACTTATTGACCGCTTTGATTCAAAGGTTCCGGATAATCTGGACGACCTTTTAAGCATGAAAGGCGTCGGACGGAAAACGGCCAATCTGGTGATCACGCTGGCTTATGGTAAGGACGGCATTTGTGTGGACACGCATGTGCACCGGATTTCCAATCGCCTGGGCTATGTGAAGACCAAAACACCGGATGAAACGGAAATGGCCCTTCGCGGCAGGCTTCCCCGGAAACACTGGATTATCTACAACACGCTGCTGGTTTTCTTCGGCCGCAAAACCTGCAAGCCCGTATCGCCGCTTTGCAGTACCTGTCCCATCAAACAATACTGCCCCCGTATCGGGGTAACAGTGAGCCGGTAG
- the cobT gene encoding nicotinate-nucleotide--dimethylbenzimidazole phosphoribosyltransferase produces the protein MKYPAIPPIDLTAAQEARMRQNSLTKPPGSLGRLEEISIQLAGMKADPIPQVSRKAVIVMAADHGIAMEGVSAFPVEVTRQMVLNFLRGGAAVNVLARQAGASMTIVDIGVASDFDPSLPGLLNCKVAHGTRNMAKGPAMTRAEAQRALACGMDVLASVAEQGIDLIATGDMGIGNTTPSSAIVAVMTGLPVAKVTGRGTGLDDAGLTHKVKMIEQAIAVNRPDPADALDVLCKVGGLEIAGLAGVMIASASRRIPVVVDGFISTAAAMIAAGLVPDARHYLFGSHQSVEIGHKAMHKHLGLTPLLDLNLRLGEGTGAVLAFHLIEAASRLLTEMATFAEAGVSDKG, from the coding sequence ATGAAATATCCGGCAATTCCCCCGATTGATCTGACCGCCGCACAGGAGGCCCGCATGCGGCAAAACAGCCTGACCAAACCTCCCGGAAGCCTCGGCCGGCTGGAAGAAATATCCATCCAACTGGCCGGGATGAAGGCCGATCCGATTCCGCAGGTTTCCCGCAAAGCGGTGATTGTGATGGCTGCCGACCATGGTATTGCGATGGAAGGCGTCAGTGCCTTCCCTGTTGAAGTCACCAGACAAATGGTCCTGAATTTTCTGCGGGGCGGCGCCGCCGTCAACGTGCTGGCGCGTCAGGCGGGGGCTTCCATGACCATTGTCGATATCGGCGTCGCTTCCGACTTTGATCCGTCCCTGCCCGGATTGTTGAACTGTAAAGTAGCTCACGGGACGCGCAATATGGCCAAGGGGCCGGCCATGACCCGCGCCGAAGCACAGCGGGCACTGGCCTGCGGCATGGACGTGCTTGCCTCGGTTGCGGAACAAGGGATCGACCTGATTGCCACAGGCGATATGGGAATCGGCAACACGACGCCGTCATCGGCCATTGTCGCCGTTATGACCGGATTGCCGGTTGCCAAAGTCACCGGGCGCGGCACCGGGCTTGACGATGCGGGTCTTACGCATAAGGTGAAGATGATTGAACAGGCCATTGCGGTAAACCGGCCGGATCCTGCTGATGCCCTTGATGTGCTTTGCAAAGTCGGCGGGCTGGAAATCGCGGGGCTTGCCGGCGTGATGATTGCCTCGGCATCACGCCGCATTCCGGTTGTGGTGGATGGATTCATCTCGACTGCCGCCGCCATGATCGCCGCCGGTCTGGTTCCGGATGCACGCCATTACCTGTTCGGCTCGCACCAGTCGGTGGAAATCGGCCACAAGGCCATGCACAAGCATCTCGGCCTGACCCCGCTTCTTGATCTGAACCTGCGTCTGGGGGAAGGAACCGGCGCTGTGCTTGCTTTTCATTTGATTGAGGCAGCGTCCCGCCTCCTTACGGAAATGGCGACGTTTGCCGAAGCCGGTGTGAGTGACAAAGGCTGA